One region of Carbonactinospora thermoautotrophica genomic DNA includes:
- a CDS encoding sugar ABC transporter substrate-binding protein, whose product MHLPRPIRTRRSIRPVLATLVVAAVLTACGGGGQSAPASNPAPNADPEIQLDGLVLRLTPRAKYRIGFTLPQFRDPFWVSVAYGIEDEAQKSGLDVAVKNEAGSYANLGRQISQVDDMVQRGLDAILVAPVDRVGISSALDNAGRAGVKVIGAGNLGNSAAMSVGVTFSHLVVGERIADFLGEKLGGKGNVVMLKGPNGADWATLREKGFKQRLAAKYPGIRILEEASLNPDRASGQSVMEDWIQKHGDRIDGVFSAVSLSAEGAVLALRNAGLNGKVLIGTSALSEATLEMLKAGDIQFCYAEPGQLVGRLAVQYAIRTLEGRELPHTQPAEGGLPLPRKVVYVDQPPYTPENADEFDPFTLDWAPRGFHP is encoded by the coding sequence ATGCACCTGCCGCGACCCATCCGGACGCGCCGCTCGATCCGTCCCGTCCTCGCCACACTGGTCGTGGCCGCGGTGCTGACGGCGTGCGGTGGCGGCGGGCAGTCCGCCCCCGCTTCGAACCCGGCGCCGAACGCCGACCCCGAGATCCAACTCGACGGGCTCGTGCTTCGTCTGACGCCACGGGCGAAGTATCGGATCGGGTTCACGCTGCCGCAGTTCCGGGACCCGTTCTGGGTCTCGGTCGCCTACGGAATCGAGGACGAGGCGCAGAAGTCCGGCCTTGACGTGGCAGTGAAGAACGAAGCCGGCTCCTACGCGAACCTCGGCAGGCAGATCAGCCAAGTCGACGACATGGTCCAGCGCGGCCTCGACGCGATCCTGGTGGCGCCCGTGGACCGGGTCGGGATCAGCAGCGCACTCGACAACGCCGGCCGCGCCGGCGTGAAGGTCATCGGCGCTGGAAATCTCGGGAACAGCGCAGCCATGTCGGTCGGAGTCACGTTCTCCCATCTCGTCGTCGGTGAGCGGATCGCCGACTTCCTCGGCGAAAAGCTCGGCGGCAAAGGCAACGTCGTCATGCTCAAGGGCCCGAATGGAGCGGACTGGGCGACGCTGCGGGAGAAGGGCTTCAAGCAGCGACTGGCCGCGAAGTACCCGGGCATCAGGATCCTGGAGGAAGCGTCGCTCAACCCGGATCGGGCCTCCGGCCAATCGGTGATGGAGGACTGGATCCAAAAGCACGGGGACCGCATCGACGGCGTCTTTTCCGCGGTGAGCCTGTCCGCCGAGGGCGCCGTGCTCGCGCTACGCAACGCCGGCCTCAACGGCAAGGTCCTCATCGGCACCTCTGCCCTGTCGGAGGCCACCCTCGAGATGCTGAAAGCCGGCGACATCCAGTTCTGCTATGCCGAACCCGGACAGCTCGTCGGCCGGCTCGCGGTGCAGTACGCGATCCGGACCCTCGAGGGCCGCGAGCTACCCCACACCCAGCCCGCCGAGGGCGGCCTACCGCTACCGAGGAAGGTCGTCTACGTCGACCAGCCGCCGTACACCCCGGAGAACGCCGACGAATTCGACCCGTTCACGCTGGACTGGGCGCCTCGCGGGTTCCACCCCTAA
- a CDS encoding sugar ABC transporter ATP-binding protein: MTPVIRARQVSKVFGSTMALDSVSLDLLPGEVHVLLGENGAGKSTLAKILAGIVSPDSGRIEIGERLAAFANPGEARRAGIELVQQETTVVPKMSVVDNVTLGWERAYTRLGLVRRRRMREDAVRLLRELAPDIPPDAIVDGISGSQKHRVAIARALFSSPRVLILDEPTAALDELERESFFSVVRRVTSRGVAVLYVTHHLAEVPAIGSRVTIMRDGAIVARCAPDTPEPQLVAHIAGRQISMQHHEASAPTPAAAAPVLETVDVCAGEAVDRVSMHVRPGEVLGVYGVGQCGADELAEVLSGHRRADRGRVFVAGRTLGRASVSRALARGVAYVPGERGRNGVVGTLPVRDNITLSVLPRLSPAGVIRRRAEARTAARWTAQLRIKTPDLEAQMSALSGGNQQKVLLARALACETPVLLLKEPTAGIDVQSRQEIYTALKQTAKSGTAIVVITSDLLELLTVADRALVLYRGRVAGEFAGPALTEEAVLGAALGGSAAVPHDSGQ; encoded by the coding sequence GTGACGCCAGTGATCCGCGCACGGCAGGTGTCGAAGGTCTTCGGCAGCACCATGGCTCTCGACTCGGTGAGTCTCGACCTCCTGCCGGGTGAGGTGCACGTCCTGTTGGGCGAGAACGGCGCCGGCAAGTCCACATTGGCGAAGATCCTGGCGGGCATCGTCTCACCGGACTCCGGCCGGATCGAGATCGGCGAGCGGCTCGCGGCCTTCGCGAATCCCGGCGAGGCCCGCCGGGCAGGGATCGAGCTGGTGCAGCAGGAGACGACGGTCGTACCCAAGATGAGCGTCGTCGACAACGTCACTCTCGGCTGGGAACGCGCGTATACGCGGTTGGGTCTGGTGCGACGCAGGCGCATGCGCGAGGATGCCGTACGGCTGCTGCGAGAGCTCGCTCCTGATATCCCGCCGGACGCGATCGTCGACGGCATCAGTGGTTCGCAGAAGCACCGGGTGGCCATCGCCCGCGCCTTGTTCTCGTCACCTAGGGTCCTCATCCTGGACGAGCCGACCGCAGCGCTCGACGAGTTGGAGCGGGAATCGTTCTTCTCTGTGGTCCGTCGTGTGACGTCCCGCGGCGTGGCGGTGCTATACGTGACGCACCACCTGGCCGAGGTGCCGGCCATCGGTAGCCGAGTCACCATCATGCGGGACGGCGCCATCGTCGCGCGCTGCGCACCCGACACGCCGGAACCGCAACTGGTCGCACACATCGCGGGCCGCCAGATCTCCATGCAGCACCACGAGGCGTCAGCTCCTACACCCGCCGCGGCTGCGCCGGTGCTGGAGACCGTTGACGTCTGCGCCGGCGAAGCTGTGGACCGGGTGAGCATGCACGTCCGGCCCGGGGAGGTGCTCGGCGTTTACGGCGTGGGCCAGTGCGGCGCGGACGAGCTGGCCGAGGTGCTGAGTGGACACCGCAGGGCCGATCGGGGACGGGTCTTCGTGGCGGGGCGGACGCTTGGCCGGGCATCGGTCAGCCGCGCTCTGGCGAGAGGCGTCGCCTACGTGCCGGGCGAGCGGGGACGCAACGGCGTGGTGGGAACGCTGCCGGTGCGCGACAACATCACGCTGTCCGTCCTGCCCCGCCTCTCGCCCGCCGGCGTTATCCGGCGCCGGGCGGAGGCACGGACGGCGGCCCGGTGGACCGCGCAGCTCCGCATCAAGACGCCGGACCTGGAGGCGCAGATGAGCGCCCTCAGCGGCGGCAATCAGCAGAAGGTCCTGCTCGCGCGGGCGCTCGCCTGCGAGACGCCGGTCCTGCTGCTGAAAGAGCCGACCGCCGGCATCGATGTGCAGTCCAGGCAGGAGATCTACACCGCGCTGAAGCAGACAGCCAAATCAGGGACGGCGATCGTCGTGATCACGTCCGACCTGCTCGAGCTGCTGACGGTCGCCGACCGCGCACTCGTGCTCTACCGCGGGCGGGTGGCGGGGGAGTTCGCCGGCCCGGCGTTGACCGAGGAGGCCGTCCTGGGAGCCGCCCTCGGCGGCTCGGCCGCGGTGCCCCACGACAGTGGTCAGTAG
- a CDS encoding ABC transporter permease encodes MQIEQQIEQQIEQPGVRLRPPRPVDVARIRGLFLSSDLALPALIVALFLGTALLEPTVLNLSNLQNVLRQMSVLTVLACAVTLTIVSGGLDLSVGAGAAAAGVVAATVMNGHGVLAGCVAGLGAGAFIGLLNGLVISRFDVSPFIVTLGTMSVASGFSLVVTDGLPIYGLPTSFTDPLGYEKFAGVPISFLIAFVTLVMLGAVLARTRFGRYLYAIGGNRDAATYAGVPVRRYVAAAYIGSGLLAGVAGLLLTGRVAAAQPTAGTGLELQAIAAVIIGGVALTGGSGRARHAFYGVALLTLLSNAMNLLSVSSNAQLVIQGLTVIVAVVADRGRRR; translated from the coding sequence GTGCAGATAGAACAGCAGATCGAACAGCAGATCGAACAGCCAGGCGTGCGCCTTCGGCCGCCGCGGCCGGTGGACGTCGCCCGTATTCGCGGGCTGTTCCTCAGCTCCGACCTCGCCTTGCCGGCACTGATCGTTGCGCTCTTCCTCGGCACCGCCCTGCTCGAGCCGACGGTGCTGAACCTCTCGAACCTGCAGAACGTCCTTCGGCAGATGTCGGTCCTGACCGTCCTCGCCTGCGCCGTCACGCTGACGATCGTCTCCGGCGGCCTCGACCTGTCGGTCGGCGCGGGAGCGGCCGCGGCCGGCGTGGTCGCGGCCACGGTGATGAACGGGCACGGCGTCCTGGCCGGTTGCGTCGCAGGCCTCGGGGCCGGCGCATTCATCGGCCTGCTCAACGGCCTGGTGATCTCGCGCTTCGACGTCTCACCCTTCATCGTCACGCTCGGGACGATGTCCGTCGCCAGCGGCTTCTCGCTCGTCGTCACCGACGGGCTGCCGATCTACGGCTTGCCCACGTCGTTTACGGACCCGCTCGGTTACGAGAAGTTCGCCGGCGTCCCCATCTCGTTCCTCATCGCGTTCGTGACGCTGGTGATGCTCGGCGCCGTGCTCGCGCGCACCCGTTTCGGCAGGTACCTCTACGCCATAGGCGGCAACCGGGACGCCGCCACGTACGCCGGGGTCCCGGTGCGGCGGTACGTCGCCGCCGCGTACATCGGGTCCGGATTGCTTGCCGGCGTTGCCGGGCTGCTGCTGACCGGCCGGGTGGCCGCGGCACAGCCCACTGCGGGGACCGGGCTGGAACTGCAGGCGATCGCTGCGGTCATCATCGGCGGCGTCGCGCTTACCGGAGGCAGCGGCCGGGCACGGCACGCGTTCTACGGCGTCGCTCTGCTCACGCTGCTGTCCAACGCGATGAATCTGCTGAGTGTCTCGTCCAACGCTCAACTGGTCATTCAAGGCCTGACGGTGATCGTCGCGGTGGTCGCCGACCGTGGCCGGCGGAGATAG
- a CDS encoding BTAD domain-containing putative transcriptional regulator — protein MGRVRAPGKVERAGLSGGSHIIRRKISPPPLPGAVVRRPRIESLLAQLIEQHRVICAYASAGAGKTTAVLHASRQLDRPLAWLSVDATDAATGRLLIYLEAALASQVPSVEGVAGAALASHLPHPEAAGLLAESVGDSPVLLVLDDMERLAQEPDALAVIDSFIRYLPPSARLVIVSRSELPLSVSGPAAAPWIAAIGEEDLAFTVQEAAEALALAGRPDIDPVEAIVKTGGWVTGVLFEAWRSADHVIGIGGEADPLHGYLSVQILGQLQPAEREFLISTAVLEEVTAASAQRLGIADAAARLHALRARRLPVSWDPGGKAMRCHPRFREYLLELLGRRGENELRELRRSYARLLIEQHHDEEAVEEFLAAGALDEALSIVAGPLERVIERTDFQIAERWLEQLAPVRSQEDTALVAAELMLAVARDDFGRGVALADKLAADGRREEVARASSRAASLMAWCYLHAGRFEDIVSVLDVAAPGPETDAVRYSMTVIDDDMAERYPTTGSLSGGPLDALIMRTHYDRGRLALLTEPPASAWAAKAAEPWRIGALLSSGHIERAFELYQRFEGADGQNVWLSAVLGPELMSALGEPDAAWRLLREGRERIANSGSAMFEMMSLLAEAELELRLNSDAKAARAVLEQVQAHPLGHRFAFVVEHMNMLLGLALLTEGEDQAARQCLREAVAGMRRGDRMLRLPAAATYLAEAEWRAGDEDAADEAANLALAAAEQQGSNHILLDALSRFPAVLSRRLDLERTGDSPWHDLGRALMVRGVQLADVVAASVHVVEFGRLTIIVNGEEVQPRLKKSYELLAFLANHERQEASKQELLNALFGGRVDESAGSYLRQAILKLRKTVPDSIETDVAAGRVRLSGRVRVTTESGRLVGLLGQAASMRGEDRLRALLEALEIADRGSYLPDIRSPWAEERRQQLILLTQDARYEAAELAFAAGHYRQAARLVTDVLRGDPFRESAWRLEMRIAHALGDQDRVIVAYRACEQALRELGTRPAKTTLQLLHDLRR, from the coding sequence ATGGGCAGGGTGCGCGCGCCAGGCAAAGTCGAGCGCGCCGGCCTGAGTGGCGGCAGCCACATCATCCGGCGCAAGATCTCGCCGCCACCATTGCCAGGAGCGGTAGTGCGTCGCCCTCGTATCGAGTCGCTGCTCGCCCAGCTCATCGAGCAGCACCGAGTCATCTGTGCCTACGCATCGGCCGGCGCCGGCAAGACGACGGCCGTTCTACATGCGTCGCGGCAGCTCGATCGGCCGCTCGCGTGGCTCAGTGTTGATGCGACCGATGCCGCGACCGGCCGGCTGCTGATCTATCTGGAGGCGGCCCTGGCCAGTCAGGTCCCCTCGGTCGAAGGAGTGGCCGGCGCGGCGCTCGCCTCGCATCTGCCTCACCCCGAAGCTGCGGGCCTGCTCGCCGAGTCGGTCGGCGACAGCCCGGTGCTCCTCGTGCTCGACGACATGGAGCGGCTGGCGCAAGAACCCGACGCGCTCGCGGTGATCGACTCTTTCATCAGGTATCTGCCCCCGTCGGCCCGCCTGGTCATCGTGAGCCGGTCGGAACTGCCGCTCAGCGTCTCCGGGCCGGCGGCGGCGCCGTGGATCGCGGCGATCGGCGAGGAGGATCTCGCGTTCACAGTCCAGGAGGCGGCGGAGGCGCTGGCTCTGGCCGGTCGGCCGGACATCGATCCGGTCGAGGCCATCGTCAAGACCGGCGGCTGGGTCACCGGCGTGCTCTTCGAGGCCTGGCGCTCCGCGGACCACGTCATCGGTATCGGCGGTGAGGCTGACCCGCTTCACGGTTACCTATCCGTGCAGATTCTCGGTCAGCTACAGCCCGCTGAGCGTGAGTTCCTGATCTCGACAGCGGTCCTCGAAGAGGTCACCGCGGCATCGGCGCAGCGGCTCGGCATCGCTGACGCGGCGGCGCGGCTGCACGCGCTTCGGGCGCGTCGGCTGCCGGTCAGTTGGGATCCGGGCGGCAAGGCCATGCGGTGCCATCCGCGGTTCCGCGAGTACCTGCTGGAGCTACTCGGACGCCGCGGCGAGAACGAACTCCGCGAGCTTCGCCGCTCCTACGCGCGTCTCCTGATCGAGCAGCACCATGACGAGGAGGCAGTGGAGGAGTTCCTCGCCGCCGGGGCTCTCGACGAGGCGCTCAGCATCGTCGCGGGCCCGCTCGAGCGCGTGATCGAGCGGACGGACTTCCAGATCGCCGAGCGGTGGCTCGAGCAGCTCGCACCGGTTCGAAGCCAGGAAGACACCGCGCTGGTCGCGGCAGAGTTGATGCTCGCCGTGGCCAGGGACGATTTCGGTCGGGGCGTGGCTTTGGCCGACAAGCTCGCGGCAGACGGTCGACGCGAGGAGGTGGCGCGGGCGTCGAGTCGGGCGGCCAGCCTGATGGCCTGGTGCTACCTGCACGCCGGGCGTTTCGAGGACATTGTCTCCGTACTCGATGTCGCTGCTCCCGGTCCGGAGACAGACGCCGTGCGGTACTCGATGACCGTGATCGACGATGACATGGCGGAGCGGTATCCGACGACCGGATCGTTGAGCGGCGGGCCGCTCGATGCTTTGATCATGCGCACGCATTACGACCGCGGCCGGCTCGCCTTGCTGACCGAGCCGCCGGCATCGGCATGGGCGGCTAAGGCGGCCGAGCCGTGGCGGATCGGTGCGCTGCTGTCGTCCGGGCACATTGAACGGGCCTTCGAGCTCTACCAGAGGTTCGAAGGCGCCGATGGCCAGAACGTCTGGCTCTCGGCGGTGCTCGGGCCTGAGCTGATGAGCGCGCTCGGCGAGCCCGACGCGGCCTGGCGGTTGCTGCGGGAAGGCCGCGAGCGTATCGCGAACAGTGGCTCGGCCATGTTCGAGATGATGAGCCTGCTCGCAGAGGCCGAGCTGGAGTTGCGGTTGAACTCCGACGCGAAGGCGGCACGGGCCGTGCTTGAGCAGGTGCAGGCCCATCCCCTCGGGCACCGTTTCGCCTTCGTGGTCGAGCACATGAACATGCTGCTCGGACTGGCGCTGCTAACGGAGGGCGAAGACCAGGCGGCGAGGCAGTGCCTGCGCGAAGCGGTGGCGGGCATGCGGCGCGGTGACCGGATGTTGCGGCTGCCCGCGGCCGCGACGTACCTCGCGGAGGCGGAGTGGCGGGCGGGCGACGAGGACGCGGCGGACGAGGCCGCCAACCTCGCCCTCGCCGCCGCCGAGCAACAGGGGTCCAACCACATCCTGCTCGACGCCTTGTCCAGATTCCCTGCGGTGCTGTCACGGCGCCTTGACCTGGAGCGCACCGGTGATTCGCCGTGGCATGACCTCGGTCGTGCGCTGATGGTTCGCGGCGTCCAGCTCGCTGACGTCGTCGCGGCTTCGGTGCATGTGGTCGAGTTCGGGCGGCTCACGATCATCGTGAACGGCGAAGAAGTCCAACCACGGCTGAAGAAGAGCTACGAGCTGCTCGCGTTCCTCGCCAACCACGAGCGGCAGGAGGCCTCAAAGCAGGAGCTGCTGAACGCCTTGTTCGGTGGGCGTGTCGACGAGTCGGCCGGTTCCTACCTGCGCCAGGCTATCCTCAAGCTCAGGAAGACCGTGCCGGACAGCATCGAAACTGATGTGGCGGCAGGGCGGGTACGACTGAGCGGGCGGGTCCGAGTCACGACGGAATCGGGACGTCTCGTGGGCCTGCTCGGGCAGGCAGCGAGCATGCGGGGCGAGGATCGGCTGCGCGCGTTGCTCGAAGCTCTCGAGATCGCCGATCGCGGCAGCTACCTGCCCGACATCCGATCTCCTTGGGCCGAGGAACGGCGGCAGCAGCTCATACTGCTGACGCAGGATGCGCGGTACGAGGCCGCGGAGCTCGCGTTCGCGGCGGGTCACTACCGGCAGGCAGCGCGGCTGGTCACCGACGTGCTCAGGGGCGACCCGTTCCGGGAGTCGGCATGGCGGCTGGAGATGCGGATCGCACACGCACTCGGCGACCAGGACCGGGTCATCGTCGCCTATCGCGCGTGCGAGCAGGCACTTCGAGAGCTCGGCACGCGGCCCGCCAAGACCACGCTGCAGTTGCTGCACGATCTGCGTCGGTGA